A window from Flavobacterium sp. 83 encodes these proteins:
- a CDS encoding hybrid sensor histidine kinase/response regulator transcription factor: MKYFVLHFLTLIGFSLSGFSQDHTIKFLGISDGLSNNSVAAIYQDSDGYMWFGTYDGLNRYDGYNFKVYRNKINDKKSLLFNNIYHIEGDSKKNIWVGGSNGVCIFDKKSADFHSVEYISSNNTPKILKNSIRQIKSVSKERVLVASQNLGLLIFENGSFIGKNVALEGLDNREVKYSYDAAVLENDQIKAYCWVYVKNVGVCKYIYNSKKLKVIYPLLMDVKCMKLSLDGNLWLGTDEGLYLLNIKSALLSDNYFSDKCTVTQILIDRKKEMWLTTDGCGIYKVIGKSKKAVPYNSGRGNKLVKSNSIWSLYQDTAGNKWIGTLRGGISMIGSNPKYFKTIRHNAKESDPAENFILSFCEDEKKNIWIGTDGAGLKYWNRKLNTYAVYNSSANSTNRISSNFITSIIRDSNNEIWLSTWAGGVNRINPANNTISHFSCYNPFTKRIEKNIWFMYKDSKGHIWASATNEGSLYFFDRAKNSFVLFDKAIDNLQCLTETSDGKLWGGNYNSLFFIENEGRKYKKITIGNPIRCILEDKNKNLWLGTQEGGLLLFDRKTNTFKRLTTDDGLPSNTILRLLEDKEGDLWMSTYNGLCRFDNKKRTFRNFSENDGLQSNQFSFNAGLKLSTGEFIFGGINGFNSFFPEDIKELNQKNNLLLTNFYVNNQPIEESKNELISDWDSGNIKEVKLPYDQTTVSLEFVALDYNNADKIKYAYYLEGWENRWNYVGQVRKANYARLAEGKYVFKVKTTNSRGGWNKEESLITVVVLPPWYRTWWAYSFYLLVGAGIIYAYIKYNENKEKLKYKVKIAELEGKKEKEIAEKQSSMFTYISHEFRTPLSLIINPLKKAIQKENVENSSSVSDLIIAHRNARRLLSLVDQLLLFHKAENDADELRISTINVNNLCYEVFQCFVNQAKDKNIDYTFQIPEKNIEIIGDYEKVEISLFNLMSNAFKYTPSGGVISLMLAENETDVSIEISDSGGGIEKNNLEVIFEKFKQINSKVSVGTGFGIGLFIVKYFVEKHKGTVSCSSEMGKGSVFKLNFLKGQDHFEGFQISTVIPERSALVEELMADEAGENVELLTDVTSDNELYKVMLTDKRTLLIIDDNTDIRNYLIKLFSDTYIIYSADNGEEGLKLTKKYMPDLVLSDVAMDVMDGLELCRKIKENSSLSHIPVILLTASKNPETHLQGISDGADDYITKPFDDDILVARVESLLRSRSSLRKYFLDSITLKENTQKVPAEYQEILKKCITIIEANIHKRDFTIKNFAAEMGMSHRTLYTKIKIISEQTLNAFIRSVRIRRAAMLMITENINIAQASAEVGFEDPKYFRQQFVKLFAMTPSEYIKKYKSSFNADTNIVK, from the coding sequence TTGAAGTATTTTGTTTTACATTTTCTAACATTAATAGGTTTTTCTTTATCCGGTTTCTCACAAGATCATACCATTAAATTTCTTGGTATATCTGATGGTTTGTCTAACAATTCAGTGGCCGCAATATATCAGGATAGTGATGGTTATATGTGGTTTGGTACCTATGACGGATTAAACAGGTATGATGGGTATAATTTTAAAGTGTATCGTAACAAGATTAATGATAAAAAATCATTGTTATTTAATAACATCTATCATATCGAAGGAGACTCTAAAAAAAATATTTGGGTGGGAGGTTCTAATGGAGTGTGTATTTTTGATAAAAAAAGTGCTGATTTTCATTCTGTTGAATATATTTCATCGAATAATACGCCAAAAATATTAAAAAATAGCATTCGTCAGATAAAATCAGTCTCAAAAGAAAGAGTATTGGTAGCCTCACAAAATTTAGGTTTGCTTATTTTTGAAAATGGATCATTTATTGGTAAGAATGTCGCGTTAGAAGGATTAGATAATAGAGAGGTTAAATATAGTTATGACGCTGCAGTTCTTGAAAATGACCAAATAAAAGCATATTGCTGGGTATATGTAAAAAATGTAGGTGTTTGTAAATATATCTATAATTCCAAAAAACTAAAGGTCATTTATCCGCTATTAATGGATGTGAAATGTATGAAGCTTTCTTTAGATGGCAATCTTTGGCTTGGAACAGATGAAGGTCTTTATCTACTTAACATTAAATCGGCTTTGCTTTCAGATAATTATTTTTCAGATAAATGTACTGTTACTCAAATTCTTATAGATAGGAAAAAGGAGATGTGGCTAACTACAGATGGTTGTGGTATTTATAAAGTAATAGGTAAAAGCAAAAAAGCTGTTCCATATAATTCTGGAAGAGGTAATAAACTTGTAAAAAGTAATTCGATATGGAGTTTGTATCAAGATACAGCAGGAAACAAATGGATTGGTACCTTACGCGGAGGAATCAGTATGATTGGCAGTAACCCAAAGTACTTTAAGACTATTAGACATAATGCAAAAGAGAGTGACCCTGCCGAAAATTTTATATTGTCGTTTTGTGAAGACGAAAAGAAAAACATATGGATAGGTACTGATGGGGCAGGCTTGAAGTATTGGAATAGAAAATTAAATACATATGCGGTTTATAATAGTTCGGCTAACTCTACTAATAGAATCAGCAGTAATTTTATTACCAGTATCATACGAGATAGTAATAATGAAATTTGGTTATCAACTTGGGCTGGAGGTGTTAATCGTATTAATCCTGCAAATAATACTATAAGTCATTTTTCTTGTTACAATCCATTTACGAAGCGTATAGAGAAAAATATATGGTTTATGTATAAGGATTCTAAGGGACATATATGGGCTAGTGCTACTAATGAAGGTTCTTTGTACTTTTTTGATAGAGCTAAAAATAGTTTTGTACTCTTTGATAAAGCAATCGATAATTTACAATGCCTTACTGAGACGAGCGATGGGAAACTTTGGGGAGGCAATTATAATTCATTATTTTTTATCGAAAATGAAGGCAGAAAATACAAGAAAATCACTATTGGAAATCCTATTAGATGCATACTCGAGGATAAAAACAAAAATTTATGGTTGGGTACTCAAGAAGGAGGATTGTTATTGTTTGACAGGAAAACAAACACATTTAAAAGACTGACTACAGACGATGGTTTGCCTTCTAATACGATTTTAAGGTTGTTAGAAGATAAAGAGGGGGATTTATGGATGAGTACTTATAACGGACTCTGTAGGTTTGATAATAAGAAAAGGACTTTTAGAAATTTTTCAGAAAATGATGGTTTACAAAGCAACCAGTTTAGTTTTAATGCGGGTCTTAAATTGTCTACAGGGGAATTTATTTTTGGAGGCATAAACGGATTTAACTCATTTTTTCCTGAGGACATTAAAGAATTAAATCAGAAGAATAATTTACTATTGACTAATTTTTATGTAAATAACCAGCCTATTGAAGAAAGTAAAAATGAACTAATCTCAGACTGGGATTCGGGTAACATCAAAGAGGTAAAATTACCTTATGATCAAACAACGGTATCGTTAGAATTTGTAGCACTGGATTATAATAATGCCGATAAAATAAAGTATGCGTACTACTTAGAGGGCTGGGAAAATCGATGGAATTATGTTGGCCAAGTCCGAAAGGCAAATTATGCAAGATTAGCAGAAGGAAAGTATGTCTTTAAAGTTAAAACCACAAACTCTAGAGGAGGATGGAATAAGGAAGAAAGTCTAATTACTGTTGTAGTGTTACCGCCATGGTATAGAACTTGGTGGGCTTATAGTTTCTATTTATTGGTGGGAGCAGGAATTATTTATGCCTACATAAAATACAATGAAAATAAAGAAAAATTAAAGTACAAAGTAAAAATTGCCGAATTAGAGGGAAAAAAGGAAAAGGAAATTGCCGAAAAACAATCATCAATGTTTACGTATATTTCTCATGAGTTCCGTACGCCTTTATCATTGATTATCAATCCATTAAAAAAAGCGATTCAAAAAGAAAATGTCGAAAATAGTTCTTCTGTTAGCGATTTAATAATTGCGCATAGAAATGCAAGAAGGCTTTTAAGTTTAGTAGATCAGTTGTTGCTTTTTCATAAGGCTGAAAATGATGCAGATGAACTTAGAATATCTACCATAAATGTAAATAATCTTTGTTATGAAGTTTTTCAATGTTTTGTAAACCAGGCAAAAGATAAAAATATTGATTATACTTTTCAAATACCAGAAAAGAACATTGAAATAATAGGGGATTATGAAAAAGTAGAAATATCCTTGTTTAATCTGATGTCGAATGCCTTCAAGTATACTCCTAGTGGAGGGGTGATTAGTCTTATGTTAGCTGAAAATGAAACGGATGTTAGTATAGAGATTTCAGATAGTGGTGGTGGAATAGAAAAAAATAATTTAGAAGTTATTTTCGAGAAATTCAAACAAATAAATTCTAAAGTATCAGTTGGGACAGGATTTGGAATCGGGCTTTTTATAGTTAAGTATTTTGTAGAGAAACATAAAGGGACTGTAAGTTGTAGTAGCGAAATGGGGAAAGGGAGTGTGTTTAAATTGAACTTTTTAAAAGGTCAAGATCATTTTGAAGGTTTCCAAATTAGCACTGTTATTCCTGAAAGAAGTGCATTGGTTGAAGAATTAATGGCTGATGAAGCGGGCGAAAATGTTGAACTTTTAACTGATGTAACTTCAGATAATGAGTTGTATAAAGTAATGCTCACGGATAAGCGTACACTTTTAATTATAGACGATAATACTGATATAAGGAATTATTTGATCAAGTTGTTTTCGGATACTTATATAATTTATAGTGCTGATAATGGCGAAGAAGGTTTAAAACTGACTAAGAAATACATGCCTGATTTGGTGCTTAGTGATGTCGCTATGGATGTTATGGATGGTCTTGAATTATGCCGAAAGATAAAAGAAAATAGTAGTCTGTCTCATATCCCTGTGATATTGTTAACAGCGTCAAAAAATCCAGAAACCCATCTTCAAGGCATAAGTGATGGGGCAGATGATTATATTACAAAACCATTTGACGATGATATTCTTGTTGCTCGTGTTGAATCATTGTTAAGGAGTCGTAGTAGTTTGCGTAAGTACTTTTTGGATAGCATAACTCTTAAAGAGAATACTCAGAAGGTTCCGGCAGAATACCAAGAGATTTTAAAAAAATGCATTACCATTATAGAGGCAAATATTCACAAACGAGATTTTACTATTAAAAATTTTGCGGCTGAAATGGGAATGAGTCATAGAACTCTTTATACTAAAATTAAAATCATTTCTGAGCAAACCTTGAATGCATTCATACGTTCGGTGCGAATAAGAAGAGCAGCGATGTTAATGATAACTGAAAATATTAATATCGCCCAAGCAAGTGCTGAGGTCGGTTTTGAAGACCCGAAATATTTTAGACAACAGTTTGTAAAACTTTTTGCTATGACTCCTTCAGAGTATATTAAAAAATATAAAAGTTCTTTTAATGCTGATACAAATATTGTCAAATAA
- a CDS encoding phage integrase SAM-like domain-containing protein has product MKAIAENVGKHDLKAKNKLLGNVRCYENVIAQFGNFGKNVSLQNLDYEILMRFKNYNVSIRNSKPTIHLYLRTLRSIYKKGILK; this is encoded by the coding sequence ATGAAGGCTATTGCTGAAAATGTGGGAAAACATGATTTGAAGGCCAAAAATAAGCTGCTTGGAAACGTGCGCTGTTATGAGAATGTGATCGCGCAATTTGGGAATTTTGGCAAAAACGTGAGTTTGCAAAACTTGGATTATGAAATTTTGATGCGTTTTAAGAATTACAATGTTAGCATTAGGAATTCTAAACCTACAATTCATTTGTATTTACGGACTTTGCGCTCTATTTACAAAAAAGGAATCTTAAAGTAA
- a CDS encoding acetyl-CoA C-acyltransferase yields the protein MNKRVVIVSAVRTPIGSFMGGLSTVTAPQLGAVAIKGALEKINLDPNLVDEVFMGNVVQAGVGQAPARQAALFAGLPNTVACTTINKVCASGMKAVMLGAQAIQCGDAEIVVAGGMENMSLIPHYLHLRNGTKFGSATMIDGMQKDGLTDAYDNSAMGVCADLCAAEYKLTREDQDNFAIQSYERSAKAWDLGKFDNEVVPVAVPQRKGDPIIVSKDEEYTNVKLDKIPSLNPVFTKDGTVTAANASTINDGAAAVLLMSEEKAIALGLKPLAYINGYADAAQEPKWFTTSPSKAIPKALEKAGIAINDVDYFEFNEAFAVVGLANSKILGLDNSKVNINGGAVSLGHPLGCSGVRIIVTLINVLEQNNGKIGAAAICNGGGGASAIIIERA from the coding sequence ATGAACAAAAGAGTTGTTATCGTTTCTGCCGTTAGGACACCTATCGGAAGTTTTATGGGGGGATTATCTACAGTTACCGCTCCACAGTTAGGCGCAGTAGCTATTAAAGGTGCTTTGGAAAAAATAAATTTAGATCCAAATTTAGTCGATGAAGTATTTATGGGCAATGTAGTTCAGGCTGGCGTTGGTCAGGCTCCTGCTCGTCAGGCAGCTTTGTTTGCCGGCTTACCAAATACAGTCGCATGCACCACAATAAATAAAGTATGTGCTTCTGGAATGAAAGCTGTTATGTTAGGCGCACAAGCAATTCAATGTGGTGACGCCGAAATTGTAGTAGCTGGAGGAATGGAGAATATGAGTTTAATTCCGCATTATTTGCATTTGAGAAATGGAACTAAATTTGGTTCTGCAACAATGATTGACGGAATGCAGAAGGATGGACTGACTGACGCATACGATAACAGCGCTATGGGAGTGTGTGCTGACTTATGTGCCGCAGAATACAAATTAACCCGTGAAGACCAAGATAACTTCGCAATTCAATCATATGAGCGTAGTGCGAAAGCATGGGATTTAGGAAAATTTGACAACGAAGTTGTTCCTGTTGCTGTTCCACAAAGAAAAGGAGATCCAATTATAGTTTCTAAAGACGAAGAATATACTAATGTAAAATTAGATAAAATACCATCATTAAATCCTGTTTTCACAAAAGACGGAACAGTAACTGCAGCCAATGCATCTACAATAAATGATGGAGCAGCTGCAGTATTATTAATGAGTGAAGAAAAAGCAATCGCTTTGGGTCTAAAACCTTTGGCTTATATAAACGGATACGCTGATGCCGCACAAGAACCAAAATGGTTCACAACATCTCCATCTAAGGCAATTCCTAAAGCTTTAGAAAAAGCAGGAATAGCAATTAACGATGTTGATTATTTTGAATTCAACGAAGCTTTTGCCGTTGTCGGTTTAGCTAATTCAAAAATTCTGGGATTAGATAACAGTAAAGTAAACATAAATGGTGGTGCTGTATCTTTGGGACATCCATTAGGTTGCTCAGGAGTAAGAATCATTGTAACATTAATAAATGTTTTAGAACAAAATAACGGTAAAATTGGAGCAGCTGCAATTTGTAATGGCGGTGGTGGAGCTTCAGCAATTATTATCGAAAGAGCCTAA
- a CDS encoding C40 family peptidase produces the protein MFGICNLAIIPLRFEPSDRSEIVSQVLFGEHFEILEQLKQWSRIRMQYDNYEGWVDSKQYQLISESSFNQLSKDAIILNADLIEYITAPNNLLIPIPLGSSVSFLNYNEINTPNFDFEGTKISGIKPKEGLINTAFLYLNAPYLWGGKTPFGIDCSGFTQMVYKLNGYKLLRDASQQALQGEALSFIEESEPGDLAFFDNDEGKIIHVGIIMEDNYIIHASGKIRIDRLDHLGIYNPETNKHTHKLRVIKKII, from the coding sequence ATGTTCGGAATTTGTAATCTAGCTATTATCCCACTTCGATTTGAACCAAGTGACAGAAGCGAAATCGTTTCTCAAGTTTTATTTGGAGAACATTTTGAAATTTTAGAACAATTGAAACAATGGTCCAGAATACGAATGCAATATGATAATTATGAAGGCTGGGTAGACTCTAAACAATACCAACTGATTTCCGAATCCAGTTTTAATCAATTGTCTAAAGACGCAATCATTCTGAATGCAGACCTAATAGAATACATTACTGCTCCAAATAATTTATTAATTCCAATTCCACTTGGATCGTCAGTGTCATTTTTAAATTACAATGAAATCAATACTCCAAATTTTGATTTCGAAGGAACAAAAATTAGCGGTATAAAACCCAAAGAAGGTTTAATCAATACAGCCTTTTTATATTTAAATGCTCCATATCTATGGGGAGGAAAAACACCTTTTGGAATTGATTGCTCTGGTTTTACACAAATGGTTTATAAACTCAATGGATATAAATTATTACGCGATGCCTCGCAACAAGCACTACAAGGAGAGGCTTTGAGCTTTATAGAAGAAAGCGAACCCGGCGACTTAGCTTTCTTCGATAACGACGAAGGCAAAATTATTCATGTAGGTATCATTATGGAAGACAACTACATTATTCACGCAAGTGGCAAAATACGAATTGACAGGTTAGATCATCTGGGAATCTATAATCCTGAGACTAATAAACACACTCATAAATTAAGGGTAATCAAAAAAATAATCTAA